Proteins from one Setaria italica strain Yugu1 chromosome V, Setaria_italica_v2.0, whole genome shotgun sequence genomic window:
- the LOC101774888 gene encoding uncharacterized protein LOC101774888 gives MAPWADLPPDLLARIADRLGLKCYTSARGACAAWRRVLAPPAPALLLVAGDGWGQSRPTFAASLPARRSFDLVPFISYNSRCVGSSGSWIALSVVPYLERRAVIVLLNPVAPAEVVLPPLIYDAIWVVSKVVFAPSPAKDDFVAAAICDSDRIAYVTAGARRWAVLGPVCLADGDHFTDLVYHGEGKVYCLTRCGNVHVLHLPERRRRQPATVNGSEFSLLQTPEHIRRWISAPGAPDPMKGMAIDLLQDVSDLFMRRSPECQGEDLNEGATIEPLLSAGNAGSNPVIAFATPYDIVSAVTGAKNLVMCEGNLYQVWRNTSCTVSLQLPGGGRRRTLENEIFVLRYYPQRQPCWDVVKDLRGYSFFIGRNNAMSMCAEGVPGIRANCVYWIGGNGEDQGMVFDMETGRSTSCITPVITVPGHQQRTVCWYLLNDMVTTTTSSSNRGRRNTPTAATE, from the coding sequence ATGGCGCCGTGGGCGGACCTGCCGCCGGACCTGCTCGCCCGCATCGCCGACCGCCTCGGCCTCAAGTGCTACACCAGCGCGAGGGGCGCCTGCGCGGCGTGGCGCCGCGTGctcgcgccgccggctccggcgctccttctcgtcgccggcgacgggtgGGGGCAATCGCGCCCCAccttcgccgcctccctccccgcgcgGAGGTCCTTCGACCTCGTGCCCTTCATCTCCTACAACAGCCGCTGCGTCGGCTCCAGCGGCTCCTGGATCGCGCTCTCCGTCGTCCCCTACCTCGAGCGCCGcgccgtcatcgtcctcctcaACCCCGTCGCACCCGCGGAGGTCGTCCTGCCGCCGCTGATCTACGACGCCATCTGGGTGGTCTCCAAGGTCGTCTTCGCGCCCAGCCCCGCCAAGGACGatttcgtcgccgccgccatctgcgACAGCGACAGGATCGCGTACGTCACCGCCGGGGCGAGGAGGTGGGCCGTCCTGGGCCCCGTTTGTCTCGCTGATGGGGACCATTTCACCGACCTCGTCTACCATGGCGAAGGCAAGGTCTACTGCCTCACCAGGTGCGGGAACGTGCATGTCCTACACCTCcctgagcgccgccgccggcaacctGCCACGGTAAATGGTTCAGAGTTTTCTCTTCTCCAAACTCCTGAACACATTCGAAGGTGGATATCTGCTCCTGGAGCTCCAGATCCAATGAAGGGAATGGCGATTGATTTACTGCAGGATGTATCTGACCTGTTTATGAGACGTTCACCTGAATGTCAAGGAGAGGATCTAAATGAAGGAGCCACCATCGAGCCCTTGTTGTCCGCAGGGAACGCTGGGTCCAACCCTGTCATTGCCTTTGCTACGCCCTATGACATTGTGTCTGCGGTCACTGGTGCTAAGAACTTGGTGATGTGCGAGGGTAATCTGTACCAAGTCTGGAGGAACACAAGCTGCACCGTTTCTCTTCAGCTTCCTGGAGGAGGTCGGCGTCGCACCCTGGAGAATGAGATATTTGTTCTAAGATACTATCCCCAGCGCCAGCCTTGCTGGGATGTGGTGAAGGACTTGAGGGGCTACTCCTTTTTTATTGGAAGGAACAATGCAATGTCAATGTGTGCAGAGGGTGTGCCGGGAATTAGGGCCAACTGCGTATACTGGATTGGTGGGAATGGTGAGGATCAGGGCATGGTCTTTGACATGGAAACTGGGAGGTCTACATCTTGCATAACTCCTGTCATCACTGTACCTGGGCATCAACAGCGTACAGTATGCTGGTACTTATTGAACGATATGgttaccaccaccaccagcagcagcaacaggggAAGAAGGAATACGCCGACAGCAGCAACAGAATGA